A genomic stretch from Haloarchaeobius amylolyticus includes:
- the yqeC gene encoding selenium cofactor biosynthesis protein YqeC: MRLTEAVPSEGTVCVVGAGGKKSLLYTLARDLHEAVVTSTVRIPIFDGHVGRVVATEDPVTALADAQPDDWPLGLVREQDRKDRYRGYDVETVAELSEAADVPVLVKADGARGKLFKAPGDLEPMIPATTDAVCPMVSVQIVGQALSDLVVHRPESVVDITNMRIGGVITARHVAQVLTDPDGGLKNVPEDATVVPVLNMVDDDDLEATAREVAAEIYDQSDRVDRVVLTCLLDEDDPVVDVV; encoded by the coding sequence GTGCGACTGACGGAGGCCGTCCCGAGCGAGGGCACGGTCTGCGTGGTCGGTGCGGGCGGGAAGAAGTCCCTGCTCTACACCCTCGCGCGCGACCTCCACGAGGCGGTCGTCACCAGCACGGTCCGCATCCCCATCTTCGACGGCCACGTCGGCCGGGTCGTGGCGACCGAGGACCCCGTCACCGCCCTCGCCGACGCCCAGCCCGACGACTGGCCGCTGGGACTGGTCCGCGAACAGGACCGCAAGGACCGCTACCGCGGCTACGACGTCGAGACCGTCGCAGAACTCTCCGAGGCCGCCGACGTGCCCGTCCTCGTCAAGGCCGACGGGGCGCGCGGGAAACTGTTCAAGGCGCCCGGCGACCTCGAACCGATGATTCCGGCGACCACCGACGCCGTCTGCCCGATGGTCAGCGTCCAGATCGTCGGCCAGGCGCTCTCGGACCTCGTGGTCCACCGGCCCGAGTCAGTCGTCGACATCACCAACATGCGCATCGGCGGTGTCATCACGGCGCGCCACGTCGCGCAGGTGCTCACCGACCCCGACGGCGGGCTGAAGAACGTTCCCGAGGACGCGACCGTCGTCCCGGTCCTGAACATGGTCGACGACGACGACCTCGAGGCCACCGCCCGCGAGGTCGCCGCCGAGATCTACGACCAGAGCGACCGCGTCGACCGCGTGGTCCTGACGTGTCTGCTGGACGAGGACGACCCGGTGGTCGACGTCGTCTAG
- a CDS encoding AIR synthase family protein, producing MTDRGKIDREFFDQHIYPNLGAERADVALGPRHGVDFGVLDAGGTAVVTATDPISILPDLGWDRAARFALGVVLADVAVSGIPPSHLAIEFTLPPAMTDEEFAAVWTTMHDELDDLGTAVLTGHTARYHGCSFPWVGGATVLGVGDHDDVIRPDGARPGDHLLVTHGPAVEATALFANLYPDQLRDAGTDADLDALADRLPETGHVRDALVAAASGPVTAMHDATECGLHGALVELAETAGVGIDFDPDAVPVGDDVRAVCAALDMDPWASTTSGTLLVAVRPEGVDDVLAALRERGTPVADAGRITDGAGVSVDGERLDHPEEDPAWRAYAELAEAAATDDGSDDDESRD from the coding sequence ATGACCGACCGTGGGAAGATCGACCGCGAGTTCTTCGACCAGCACATCTACCCCAACCTCGGCGCCGAGCGCGCGGACGTGGCGCTCGGCCCCCGCCACGGCGTCGACTTCGGCGTGCTGGACGCGGGCGGGACCGCGGTCGTGACCGCCACGGACCCCATCTCCATCCTCCCGGACCTCGGCTGGGACCGTGCGGCCCGGTTCGCCCTCGGCGTCGTCCTCGCGGACGTGGCCGTCTCCGGCATCCCGCCGAGCCACCTCGCCATCGAGTTCACCCTGCCGCCGGCGATGACCGACGAGGAGTTCGCGGCGGTCTGGACGACGATGCACGACGAACTCGACGACCTCGGGACCGCGGTCCTGACCGGGCACACCGCGCGCTACCACGGCTGCTCGTTCCCGTGGGTCGGCGGCGCGACCGTGCTCGGTGTCGGGGACCACGACGACGTGATCCGGCCAGACGGTGCCCGGCCGGGCGACCACCTCCTCGTCACGCACGGGCCCGCGGTCGAGGCCACGGCGCTGTTCGCGAACCTCTACCCGGACCAGCTCCGCGACGCCGGGACGGACGCGGACCTCGACGCCCTCGCGGACCGCCTGCCCGAGACGGGCCACGTCCGAGACGCGCTGGTCGCGGCGGCCTCGGGACCGGTCACCGCGATGCACGACGCGACCGAGTGCGGCCTCCACGGCGCGCTGGTCGAACTCGCCGAGACCGCCGGCGTCGGCATCGACTTCGACCCCGACGCGGTCCCGGTGGGCGACGACGTTCGCGCGGTCTGCGCCGCGCTCGACATGGACCCCTGGGCGTCGACCACCTCCGGGACGCTCCTCGTCGCGGTTCGTCCCGAGGGCGTCGACGACGTGCTCGCGGCACTGCGCGAACGTGGGACACCCGTCGCCGACGCTGGGCGAATCACCGACGGCGCAGGTGTCAGCGTCGACGGCGAACGCCTCGACCACCCCGAGGAGGACCCGGCGTGGCGGGCCTACGCAGAGCTGGCCGAGGCTGCAGCAACGGATGACGGCTCGGACGACGACGAATCCCGGGACTAG
- a CDS encoding pyridoxamine 5'-phosphate oxidase family protein, with the protein MKHVEYVYTFGMEPDEVERRLAEQGHGTLALADDGDAYAIPISYHYSADDGRILVRLADHEDSDKMHYVEATTTATLVLYGSPESDESWSILVRGDLRPAEGLTDTQINELYQPLRVFGEDVAELEPTFWALHPDEVTGRRTGDVDET; encoded by the coding sequence ATGAAACACGTCGAATACGTCTACACGTTCGGCATGGAGCCGGACGAGGTCGAACGGCGGCTCGCCGAACAGGGACACGGGACCCTCGCGCTGGCAGACGACGGCGACGCCTACGCCATCCCCATCTCCTACCACTACAGCGCCGACGACGGGCGCATCCTCGTCCGCCTCGCCGACCACGAGGACAGCGACAAGATGCACTACGTCGAGGCGACCACCACCGCGACGCTCGTGCTCTACGGGTCGCCCGAGAGCGACGAGTCCTGGAGCATCCTCGTCCGGGGCGACCTCCGGCCCGCCGAGGGCCTGACGGACACCCAGATCAACGAGCTGTACCAGCCACTCCGCGTCTTCGGTGAGGACGTCGCCGAACTGGAGCCGACGTTCTGGGCGCTCCACCCCGACGAGGTGACGGGCCGGCGGACCGGCGACGTGGACGAGACGTGA
- a CDS encoding ArsR/SmtB family transcription factor produces the protein MAQTERLERLIADQAGECCDTDVAARVAELDDLRTEAALDRGDDDVGVFGALANETRYRIVRLLAAADGELCVCEFDPLLDVSESAISHALSDLTGAGLVARRKEGKWRYYRTTDRAEALLAAVDEPEVDR, from the coding sequence ATGGCTCAGACCGAGCGCCTGGAGCGCCTCATCGCCGACCAGGCTGGCGAGTGCTGTGACACCGACGTGGCCGCCCGCGTCGCCGAACTGGACGACCTCCGGACCGAGGCCGCCCTCGACCGGGGCGACGACGACGTCGGGGTCTTCGGCGCGCTCGCGAACGAGACGCGCTACCGCATCGTGCGCCTGCTGGCGGCGGCCGACGGCGAACTCTGCGTCTGCGAGTTCGACCCGCTGCTGGACGTGAGCGAGAGCGCCATCAGCCACGCGCTCTCGGACCTGACAGGTGCCGGCCTCGTCGCCCGCCGCAAGGAGGGCAAGTGGCGGTACTACCGGACGACGGACCGCGCCGAGGCGCTGCTCGCCGCCGTCGACGAGCCGGAGGTGGACCGATGA
- a CDS encoding low molecular weight phosphatase family protein — MTTLGFVCVQNAGRSQMATAFAERERDERGLDWDIVTGGTLPAEHVHEEVVDSMQELGIDISDRTPREVSDEELESCDVVATMGCSTLSLNTDVDVRDWDLTDPDGKSPEAVAEIRDEIASRVTALFDELDDGSR, encoded by the coding sequence ATGACGACGCTCGGGTTCGTCTGCGTGCAGAACGCCGGGCGCAGCCAGATGGCGACCGCCTTCGCCGAGCGCGAGCGCGACGAACGCGGCCTCGACTGGGACATCGTGACGGGTGGGACCCTCCCCGCCGAACACGTCCACGAGGAGGTCGTCGACTCGATGCAGGAGCTCGGCATCGACATCTCGGACCGGACGCCGCGCGAGGTGTCCGACGAGGAACTCGAATCCTGCGACGTGGTGGCGACGATGGGCTGCTCGACCCTCTCGCTGAACACCGACGTCGACGTGCGCGACTGGGACCTCACCGACCCCGACGGGAAGTCGCCGGAAGCAGTCGCGGAGATTCGCGACGAGATCGCGTCGCGCGTGACAGCACTGTTCGACGAACTCGACGATGGCAGTCGGTGA
- the mobA gene encoding molybdenum cofactor guanylyltransferase gives MTGRRAGLVLAGGFSTRFGDRDKAVAAYDGEPMVRRVVRRVGEVTDGVVVNCRAEQVPALRTELSGYPRVALAVDPVPDRGPMAGIWAGLRAIRAPYTAVVACDMPQVDPEFLELLFERAAGADGALVRTDDGWFQTTQAVYRTDAMRAACEQVLGGEDARILAALDRLTIRELSENAVPDMTTFTDVNEVGDLP, from the coding sequence ATGACCGGGAGACGCGCGGGCCTCGTCCTCGCCGGCGGGTTCTCGACCCGTTTCGGCGACCGTGACAAGGCGGTCGCGGCCTACGACGGCGAGCCGATGGTCCGCCGGGTCGTCCGGCGCGTCGGGGAGGTGACAGACGGCGTGGTGGTGAACTGCCGGGCCGAACAGGTGCCGGCGCTCCGGACCGAACTGTCCGGGTATCCCCGGGTCGCGCTCGCGGTGGACCCGGTTCCCGACCGCGGGCCGATGGCGGGTATCTGGGCGGGGCTTCGTGCGATTCGCGCCCCCTACACCGCGGTCGTGGCCTGCGACATGCCACAGGTGGACCCCGAGTTCCTCGAACTGCTCTTCGAGCGCGCTGCCGGGGCCGACGGCGCCCTGGTCCGGACCGACGACGGCTGGTTCCAGACCACGCAGGCGGTCTACCGGACCGACGCGATGCGGGCGGCCTGCGAGCAGGTGCTCGGGGGCGAGGACGCCCGCATCCTCGCGGCGCTCGACAGGCTGACGATACGGGAACTATCCGAGAACGCGGTGCCGGACATGACGACGTTCACGGACGTGAACGAGGTTGGAGACCTGCCGTAG